The following are encoded in a window of Nibricoccus aquaticus genomic DNA:
- a CDS encoding sodium:solute symporter: MSPHFTTLDMVILVGYFVATMAVGFFFWKRSRSVENYTAAERSLPGWLTGLSILGTYVSSISFLALPGKAFAANWNPFVFSLSIPLATWIAVKWFLPFYRNAGHVSAFQHLEARFGTWARTYTGVCYLLTQLARMGAVMYLMALPMNVLLGWDIKTIILITGISVTIYSLVGGIVAVIWTDAVQTVVLIAGALACATLMIFKLPEGPGQLFAIASEHNKFSLGSFGASLTESTFWVVLVYGLVINLQNFGIDQNYVQRYLASKSDAEARKSVWLGGLLYVPLSAVFFFIGTAMFAYYTANPADLPEVYRAANKSDYVFPHFIVSVLPPGLTGLLIAAIFAAAMSTISSCLNSSATILLNDYYLRFINRKADNQKSMRVLYSATFIWGALGTGVAIIMTGAPSALDAWWMLAGIFGGGTLGLFLLGFLSRRATNRAALTGVAAGVVLILWMTLSSKGWLFPEGMRSHFHTFLTIVFGTVAILLTGLLVTTFLPGRPTAAEASKTSH, from the coding sequence ATGTCGCCTCATTTCACCACCTTGGATATGGTCATCCTCGTCGGCTACTTCGTGGCGACGATGGCGGTCGGTTTCTTTTTCTGGAAGCGCAGCCGCTCCGTCGAGAACTACACCGCCGCCGAGCGCAGCCTGCCGGGCTGGCTCACCGGTCTCTCGATCCTCGGCACGTACGTCAGCAGCATCAGTTTCCTCGCGCTGCCCGGAAAGGCGTTCGCCGCCAACTGGAATCCCTTCGTATTCAGTCTCTCGATCCCGCTCGCGACCTGGATCGCCGTGAAGTGGTTTCTGCCGTTCTACCGGAACGCCGGTCACGTCTCGGCGTTTCAGCATCTGGAGGCGCGCTTCGGCACGTGGGCGCGCACGTACACCGGCGTCTGCTACCTGCTCACCCAGCTAGCCCGCATGGGCGCGGTGATGTACCTCATGGCGCTGCCGATGAACGTGCTGCTCGGGTGGGACATCAAAACGATCATCCTCATCACCGGCATCTCGGTGACGATCTACTCGCTCGTCGGCGGCATCGTCGCCGTCATCTGGACCGACGCCGTGCAGACCGTGGTCTTGATCGCCGGTGCGCTCGCGTGCGCGACGTTGATGATTTTCAAACTTCCCGAGGGCCCCGGCCAGCTCTTCGCCATCGCCTCGGAGCACAATAAATTTTCTCTCGGCAGTTTCGGCGCGAGCCTGACCGAGTCCACGTTCTGGGTGGTGCTGGTTTACGGTCTGGTGATCAACCTGCAGAACTTCGGCATCGATCAGAATTACGTGCAGCGTTACCTCGCCTCGAAGTCCGATGCCGAGGCGCGCAAGAGCGTCTGGCTCGGTGGCCTGCTCTACGTGCCGCTTTCCGCCGTCTTCTTCTTCATCGGCACCGCGATGTTCGCCTACTACACGGCCAATCCCGCCGATCTGCCCGAGGTCTATCGCGCCGCGAATAAATCCGACTACGTTTTCCCTCACTTCATCGTTAGCGTGCTGCCGCCCGGCCTGACCGGACTGTTGATCGCCGCGATCTTCGCCGCCGCCATGAGCACCATCTCCAGCTGTCTCAACTCCTCGGCGACGATCCTGCTCAACGATTACTACCTGCGCTTCATCAACCGCAAAGCCGACAACCAGAAATCCATGCGCGTGCTTTATTCCGCCACGTTTATCTGGGGCGCGCTTGGCACCGGTGTCGCCATCATCATGACGGGCGCCCCCAGCGCGCTCGACGCGTGGTGGATGCTCGCGGGCATCTTTGGCGGCGGCACGCTCGGGCTTTTCCTGCTCGGCTTCCTTTCGCGTCGCGCGACCAACCGCGCCGCCCTCACCGGTGTCGCGGCGGGCGTCGTATTGATTCTCTGGATGACGCTCTCCTCCAAGGGCTGGCTCTTCCCCGAGGGGATGCGCAGCCACTTCCACACGTTCCTCACCATCGTCTTCGGCACCGTAGCGATCCTGCTCACCGGTTTGCTCGTCACGACCTTTCTTCCCGGCCGCCCGACGGCGGCAGAAGCGTCAAAAACTTCCCACTGA
- a CDS encoding glycosyl hydrolase family 28 protein — translation MKHLRLSLLSLLACAAAFTARAATPAAPQKDAYLFAYFYVNGEDGLHLASSDDGYQFEMLGGDRSYLRPTVGEQKIMRDPCLFRGPDGTFHLVWTTSWGGKTLGYASSKDLITWSAQKEVPVMAHEAQAQNVWAPEITFDPVKQEYVIFWSTTILGKFRETENTNRRPERNHRIYAVTTKDFETFSPAKLYYDGGFNVIDATLAPNGSEWLMFVKNEQLTPKTEKNIRLIRAKSINGPFSEPSAPISGSAYWAEGPSAVKVGDEWRVYFDKHQEGKYGAAVSRDLQTWTDVSEKVSLPVDARHGTVIAVSRDVVENLRRNAPSANVAKAGTYNVLDYGAAGDGIAKETGAINRAIKAVERAGGGTVYFPAGKYLTGSIHMVDNLTIHLEAGAELLYSGDPADSALVESRWEGTSTFTHGPLIYANGKQNIAITGRGIINGVGKNWWWRTTEGSPGPKRDQAMIAKTEWREKIYPRVHKEGKLAKEEYKLSAEFTRPSLVVFFECKNVRVEGVTLTMSPMWLMHAIYSEDINVTGVRFVSEHGGPNGDGFDVDSCRNVRISDCFFHTGDDCIVIKSGKDDDGRRVARPTEFVTITNCVFYAGHGAVVIGSETSGGINNIVASNNVTKGTDRGIRIKTMRGRGAIIQNVRFDNWVIEDAPREAIHITANYAKVPEEEKSERTPLLRNISISNITVVNAKQVVGIAGLPEQDIENVRMTDITGTGEIGFVADRVNGLELRDIRVDAKTGPAFTFTNAKRLFLDTLSSLESPDRSPTVKIENVPADSIISRGFTAK, via the coding sequence ATGAAACACCTTCGCCTCAGTCTTCTCTCGCTTCTCGCCTGCGCCGCTGCGTTCACCGCGCGCGCTGCAACTCCTGCTGCTCCGCAAAAAGATGCCTATCTTTTCGCATACTTCTATGTAAACGGCGAAGACGGTCTCCATCTCGCGTCGAGCGATGATGGCTACCAGTTCGAGATGCTCGGCGGCGATCGCAGCTATCTGCGTCCGACGGTCGGCGAGCAAAAAATCATGCGCGATCCGTGTCTCTTCCGCGGACCTGACGGCACGTTTCACCTCGTATGGACGACTTCGTGGGGCGGCAAGACGCTCGGCTACGCTTCATCGAAAGACTTGATCACGTGGTCTGCGCAAAAAGAAGTCCCGGTCATGGCGCACGAAGCGCAGGCGCAAAATGTGTGGGCACCCGAGATCACCTTCGATCCGGTGAAGCAAGAGTACGTCATCTTCTGGTCCACGACGATACTCGGCAAATTCCGTGAGACGGAAAACACCAACCGCCGTCCCGAGCGCAATCACCGCATCTACGCCGTCACCACAAAGGATTTTGAAACCTTCTCGCCGGCGAAGCTCTACTACGACGGCGGCTTCAACGTCATCGACGCCACGCTCGCGCCCAACGGCTCCGAGTGGCTCATGTTCGTGAAGAACGAGCAGCTCACGCCGAAGACGGAGAAAAACATCCGCCTGATCCGCGCTAAGAGCATCAACGGTCCGTTCTCCGAACCCTCGGCTCCCATCAGCGGCTCCGCGTACTGGGCTGAAGGTCCAAGCGCCGTCAAAGTCGGCGACGAGTGGCGCGTCTATTTCGACAAGCATCAGGAAGGCAAATACGGCGCGGCCGTCTCCCGAGACCTCCAGACTTGGACTGACGTTTCCGAGAAAGTCTCGCTGCCCGTCGACGCTCGCCACGGCACCGTCATCGCCGTTTCCCGCGATGTGGTTGAAAATCTTCGTCGCAACGCACCTTCCGCCAATGTCGCGAAGGCCGGCACCTACAACGTCCTCGATTACGGCGCCGCCGGTGACGGCATCGCCAAAGAAACCGGTGCGATCAACCGCGCCATCAAAGCCGTCGAGCGCGCTGGCGGCGGCACGGTTTATTTCCCGGCCGGAAAATATCTCACCGGTTCCATCCACATGGTGGACAACCTGACCATCCACCTCGAAGCCGGTGCGGAGCTTCTCTACAGCGGCGATCCCGCTGACTCCGCGCTTGTCGAATCTCGCTGGGAAGGCACCAGCACTTTCACGCACGGCCCGCTCATCTACGCGAACGGCAAACAGAACATCGCGATCACCGGCCGCGGCATCATCAATGGCGTCGGCAAAAATTGGTGGTGGCGCACGACCGAGGGCTCGCCCGGCCCGAAGCGCGATCAGGCGATGATCGCTAAGACCGAGTGGCGCGAAAAAATCTACCCGCGCGTTCACAAGGAAGGAAAACTCGCGAAGGAAGAGTATAAGCTTTCCGCCGAGTTCACCCGCCCTTCACTCGTCGTTTTCTTCGAGTGCAAAAACGTCCGTGTCGAAGGCGTCACACTCACCATGTCGCCGATGTGGCTCATGCACGCGATCTACTCGGAAGACATCAATGTCACCGGTGTCCGTTTCGTTTCCGAACACGGCGGTCCAAACGGCGACGGCTTCGACGTCGATTCCTGCCGTAACGTCCGCATCTCCGACTGCTTCTTCCACACCGGCGACGACTGCATCGTCATCAAGTCCGGCAAAGACGACGACGGCCGCCGCGTCGCCCGACCGACCGAGTTTGTCACGATCACCAACTGCGTCTTCTATGCGGGTCACGGCGCCGTCGTTATCGGCAGCGAAACCTCCGGCGGCATCAACAACATCGTCGCGAGCAACAACGTCACCAAAGGCACCGATCGCGGCATCCGCATCAAGACGATGCGCGGCCGCGGCGCCATCATTCAGAACGTGCGCTTCGACAACTGGGTGATCGAGGACGCACCGCGCGAGGCGATCCACATCACCGCCAATTACGCGAAAGTCCCCGAAGAAGAAAAATCCGAGCGCACGCCGCTCCTGCGCAATATCTCCATCAGCAACATCACCGTCGTGAACGCGAAGCAGGTCGTCGGCATCGCCGGTCTGCCCGAGCAGGACATCGAGAACGTGCGTATGACCGACATCACTGGCACCGGCGAAATCGGCTTCGTCGCCGATCGCGTGAACGGCCTCGAACTCCGCGACATCCGCGTCGATGCGAAGACCGGCCCGGCCTTCACGTTCACCAATGCGAAGCGCCTATTCCTCGACACGCTCAGCTCGCTCGAATCGCCCGACCGCAGCCCGACCGTGAAGATCGAAAACGTCCCGGCTGACTCGATCATCAGCCGTGGCTTCACGGCCAAGTGA
- a CDS encoding exo-alpha-sialidase, whose product MNAAKTLLCALALAGLVAPSIVHAADAKAESAKPAAPAEVPAPISLDGDWQFLLKPDEDAADALGKFYADGFDASAFKSIPVPANWTTHGFEEPHYVNGTKSEGFYLHSFDVPAGAKDRRAMLYFDGVWQSAEVWVNGQRLGRHDSGFTGFAFDVSKALKPGEKNKIAVRVRQQTQSFKLDSNDDWGLPGIYRSVRLEFTPKEWFIERVSVVTDFDEQFRDAELRVRAHIMRNEKMDFFSTSAPFDVRAILTTLDGKEVQQATYTATITAAHNGRDIPINLIVRQPAPWTAETPNLYNLRVELHHEGKLVHSWSDKIGFREVSTAGGVFRINGRAVKLRGVARHDQHPDVGRATRREHWLEDIQLMKAANINAVRTAHYPPAEGFIKLCDELGMYVVEEVPFGFGGDRMGDPSFAEGVFLRVYETINRDRNRPSIVVWSVGNEDPMSALHVDALRAVKGLDSTRPTLLPFRSEVGLPPEVDLIAPHYWKAEEYDRLGAWADRPFITTEYSHALGGDDFGEQQERWDAIARHPAGAGGMIWMWADQGLRRKINGREVFDPMLDKKKYTREGAELVKEKSASKDEIYDSHGNHGTDGIVDADRKPQIDYWETKASYAPVRVMVDRLPFVAGQSEVIVPLRNAYDFTDLSTVSVKWNLYRDANVVASGEIKLPATIPHAETRIGIPTTAIPRDVAPGVSYLHLFFTDAQGLQIAQRSVRLDEVAATAVAPATKVEVKAEKKDDALVVTAGQSVYSFNSKSGQLTSLELAGEKMIDGATLVVWRNPTYSEANVIDRRKVTYEWKTFLQNMPAVASAFEFKTDDKGVLITTTVDYKADNKNSVAVNYTYRIGTDGSLWVDYVVKPKVDLPWLLEIGLALKTPDEPQTITWLGYGPGATMPNRHASALFGQWMSPLFSGESRGTKSGVEWLRLAGSEGRALQVKGIQGFRLDAAKEGDVTLRVLTHIAGAWVKGGPAERPEWRLDLKEDGTGEFKGGLQIAPVIDVNAGKILERAGDLPKTPAVIGGGIINDNPSYPSCHASTIAEISPGVLGAAWFGGTRERHPDVEIWFARQENGKWLPAQAVANGVQADGKREPTWNPVLFQPKKGPLVLFYKVGPSPAKWWGEVITSKDGGKTWSKPVRLPDGILGPIKNKPVELADGSWLSPTSTEGNKDGWRVHFEHSTDQGKTWKILSQVPKGEKNFDAIQPSILFHKDGRLQTICRSKSGVLASSWSSDQGKTWTPFEASELPNPNSGTDAVTLADGRQFVIYNHTSPPPERPTKGVRYPLDVAVSDDGVKWRRAATLETEPVSAGYAYPAVIQGADGRIHVTYTWDRKRIKHVVLDPKKL is encoded by the coding sequence ATGAACGCAGCTAAAACCCTCCTCTGTGCGCTGGCCCTCGCGGGTCTTGTGGCACCCTCCATCGTTCATGCCGCCGACGCGAAAGCAGAGTCCGCAAAACCCGCCGCGCCCGCCGAAGTGCCCGCGCCGATCTCGCTCGATGGCGACTGGCAGTTCCTGCTGAAGCCCGATGAGGATGCAGCCGACGCACTCGGCAAATTCTACGCTGACGGTTTTGACGCCTCCGCGTTCAAGTCGATCCCCGTTCCGGCCAATTGGACGACGCATGGCTTCGAGGAGCCGCATTATGTGAACGGCACGAAGTCCGAAGGATTTTATCTCCACAGCTTCGACGTGCCTGCGGGCGCGAAGGATCGCCGTGCGATGCTCTACTTCGACGGTGTCTGGCAATCTGCGGAAGTCTGGGTCAACGGCCAGCGCCTCGGTCGTCACGACAGCGGCTTCACCGGTTTTGCGTTCGACGTGAGCAAGGCGCTCAAGCCCGGCGAGAAAAACAAGATCGCCGTCCGCGTGCGCCAGCAGACGCAGTCATTCAAACTCGATTCCAACGACGACTGGGGCCTGCCCGGCATCTATCGGAGTGTGCGCCTGGAGTTCACGCCGAAGGAGTGGTTCATCGAACGCGTCAGCGTCGTCACCGACTTCGACGAGCAGTTTCGTGACGCCGAACTCCGCGTGCGTGCGCACATCATGCGCAACGAGAAGATGGATTTTTTCTCCACGTCCGCGCCCTTCGATGTCCGTGCGATCCTGACCACGCTCGATGGCAAGGAAGTGCAGCAAGCGACTTATACGGCCACGATTACTGCGGCTCACAACGGCCGCGACATCCCGATCAACTTAATCGTGCGCCAGCCCGCGCCGTGGACCGCCGAAACACCCAATCTCTACAATTTGCGCGTTGAGCTGCATCACGAGGGCAAACTCGTGCACAGCTGGTCCGACAAGATCGGTTTCCGCGAAGTCTCCACGGCTGGCGGAGTTTTCCGCATCAACGGTCGCGCCGTGAAACTCCGCGGCGTTGCGCGTCACGATCAGCATCCCGATGTCGGCCGCGCTACGCGCCGCGAGCACTGGCTCGAAGACATCCAGCTCATGAAGGCGGCGAACATTAACGCCGTCCGCACTGCGCATTACCCGCCCGCTGAAGGCTTCATCAAACTTTGCGATGAGCTGGGCATGTATGTCGTCGAAGAAGTCCCGTTCGGTTTCGGCGGCGATCGCATGGGCGATCCGTCGTTTGCCGAAGGCGTTTTCCTCCGCGTGTACGAGACGATCAACCGCGACCGTAACCGTCCGTCGATCGTCGTCTGGAGTGTGGGTAACGAAGATCCGATGAGCGCGCTGCACGTCGATGCGCTTCGCGCCGTCAAAGGCCTCGATTCCACGCGTCCGACCTTGCTGCCGTTCCGCTCCGAAGTCGGCTTGCCGCCGGAAGTCGATTTGATCGCGCCGCACTATTGGAAAGCGGAAGAATACGATCGTCTCGGTGCGTGGGCCGATCGCCCGTTCATCACCACGGAATACTCGCACGCGCTCGGCGGTGATGATTTCGGTGAACAGCAGGAACGCTGGGACGCGATTGCCCGCCATCCGGCTGGCGCGGGCGGCATGATCTGGATGTGGGCCGATCAAGGCCTGCGGCGTAAGATCAATGGACGCGAAGTGTTCGATCCGATGCTCGACAAGAAGAAGTACACGCGCGAAGGCGCCGAGCTCGTGAAGGAAAAGTCCGCGAGCAAGGACGAGATCTACGACTCGCATGGCAATCACGGCACGGACGGAATCGTCGACGCTGACCGCAAACCGCAGATCGATTATTGGGAGACGAAAGCCTCCTACGCACCGGTCCGCGTGATGGTTGACCGATTGCCGTTTGTCGCGGGCCAGTCCGAGGTGATCGTTCCCCTGCGCAACGCGTACGATTTCACCGACCTCTCCACGGTCTCGGTGAAGTGGAATCTCTACCGCGACGCGAACGTCGTGGCCTCCGGCGAAATCAAACTGCCTGCCACAATTCCGCATGCGGAAACGCGGATCGGAATTCCGACAACGGCGATCCCGCGCGATGTCGCTCCGGGCGTTTCTTATCTCCATCTGTTCTTCACCGATGCGCAGGGCCTGCAGATCGCACAGCGCAGCGTGCGTCTCGATGAAGTCGCTGCCACGGCAGTTGCTCCAGCTACGAAGGTCGAGGTGAAGGCCGAGAAGAAAGACGACGCGCTCGTTGTCACCGCCGGACAATCCGTCTACAGCTTCAACTCGAAGAGCGGCCAGCTCACTTCGCTCGAACTCGCAGGCGAAAAGATGATCGATGGCGCGACGCTCGTCGTCTGGCGCAATCCGACTTACAGCGAGGCCAACGTCATCGATCGCCGCAAAGTGACCTATGAGTGGAAAACCTTCCTGCAAAACATGCCGGCAGTCGCGTCGGCGTTTGAGTTTAAAACCGACGACAAGGGCGTGCTCATCACGACCACCGTCGATTACAAGGCCGACAACAAGAACAGCGTCGCGGTTAATTACACCTACCGTATCGGCACCGATGGCTCGCTCTGGGTCGACTACGTCGTGAAGCCCAAAGTTGATCTCCCTTGGCTCTTGGAAATTGGCCTCGCGCTGAAGACTCCTGATGAGCCGCAGACGATCACCTGGCTCGGTTACGGTCCCGGCGCGACGATGCCGAACCGCCATGCGAGCGCGCTTTTCGGCCAGTGGATGTCGCCGCTTTTCAGCGGTGAATCCCGTGGCACGAAGTCAGGCGTCGAGTGGTTGCGCCTTGCGGGTTCCGAAGGCCGCGCGCTTCAGGTCAAAGGCATTCAGGGGTTCCGTCTCGATGCTGCAAAAGAAGGCGACGTCACGCTGCGCGTTCTCACGCACATCGCCGGTGCCTGGGTGAAAGGTGGCCCGGCGGAGCGTCCTGAGTGGCGGCTCGATCTCAAGGAAGACGGCACGGGCGAATTCAAGGGCGGCCTCCAGATCGCTCCCGTGATCGATGTCAATGCGGGCAAAATTCTCGAACGTGCAGGCGATCTTCCCAAAACGCCCGCCGTGATTGGCGGCGGCATCATCAACGACAATCCTTCTTACCCGTCCTGCCATGCATCGACCATCGCGGAGATTTCTCCCGGCGTGCTTGGCGCGGCTTGGTTTGGCGGCACGCGCGAGCGTCATCCGGATGTGGAGATCTGGTTTGCCCGCCAGGAAAACGGCAAGTGGCTGCCTGCGCAGGCAGTCGCTAACGGCGTTCAAGCTGACGGCAAACGCGAGCCCACGTGGAATCCGGTTTTGTTCCAACCGAAGAAAGGCCCGCTCGTCCTCTTCTACAAAGTCGGTCCGTCACCCGCCAAATGGTGGGGCGAAGTGATCACGTCTAAAGATGGCGGCAAAACCTGGAGCAAGCCGGTGCGCCTGCCCGACGGCATTCTCGGGCCGATCAAAAACAAGCCGGTTGAGCTCGCCGACGGTTCGTGGCTCTCGCCAACGAGCACTGAGGGTAACAAAGACGGCTGGCGCGTGCATTTCGAGCACTCGACCGATCAGGGCAAGACTTGGAAAATTCTCAGTCAGGTGCCGAAGGGCGAAAAGAACTTCGACGCGATTCAACCGAGCATCCTCTTCCACAAAGATGGACGCTTGCAGACGATCTGCCGTTCCAAGAGCGGCGTGCTCGCGAGCAGCTGGTCGAGCGATCAGGGCAAAACCTGGACGCCATTTGAAGCGAGCGAACTGCCCAATCCGAACTCCGGCACCGACGCGGTCACGCTCGCGGATGGCCGCCAGTTCGTGATCTACAATCATACCTCGCCGCCACCCGAGCGTCCTACCAAGGGCGTGCGTTATCCGCTCGATGTCGCGGTCTCGGACGACGGCGTGAAGTGGCGCCGGGCCGCTACGCTCGAAACCGAGCCGGTCAGCGCGGGCTACGCATATCCTGCGGTCATCCAAGGCGCTGACGGTCGCATCCACGTGACGTACACGTGGGACCGCAAGCGCATCAAACACGTCGTCCTCGATCCGAAGAAACTCTGA
- a CDS encoding DUF5060 domain-containing protein codes for MKTSRLLRLRLGLFAAVFAWIATPLAALRAAQTTVEQWGVFEVALKGPSEGNPFTDVRLTANFTDGVRMIEATGFYDGNGVYRVRFMPDKPGAWSYETKSNRWPLADKSGIFTVTPATGKNHGPVRVRNTYHFAYADGTPFKPLGTTMYSWTHRPKEMEELTLKTLASAPFNKVRMAVFPQAHGVKFMPVERFPFQGKAPRDWDFTRFNPEFFQHLEKRVADLAALGIECDLILFHPYDDDEEWGFETMDAKTDDFYLRYVVARLAAYRNIWWSVGNEYDFLRTKTESDWDRYFQVIQKADPHNHLRSIHNGKLIYNHNQPWVTHVSMQNGMATEEAGRAELYRDVYRKPIVYDELKYEGTHGLRWAQLSGQEMVHRFWNCTVAGTYGGHSEFFEDERQVVWLAQGGELKGNSAPGLAFLKKILDEAPAEGLEPHDQWQDPRIAGKSGHYYLMYFGVEKPTSWAIELYRNGLQDGMQFKIEVIDTAEHTITPVEGVFTLKKKDRYSFTDRDGREVKLPGKPYMALRITYAGGTPPLSTAKPPMEP; via the coding sequence ATGAAAACCTCACGCCTCCTCCGTCTCCGCCTCGGCTTGTTCGCCGCGGTATTCGCCTGGATTGCCACCCCGCTTGCCGCTCTGCGCGCCGCGCAGACCACCGTTGAGCAATGGGGCGTCTTTGAAGTCGCCCTCAAAGGTCCGAGTGAGGGCAACCCGTTTACGGATGTGCGCCTCACCGCGAATTTCACCGACGGTGTGCGCATGATCGAGGCAACCGGCTTCTACGATGGAAACGGTGTTTATCGCGTCCGCTTCATGCCCGACAAACCGGGCGCGTGGAGCTACGAAACGAAGAGCAACCGCTGGCCCCTCGCCGATAAGAGCGGCATCTTCACCGTCACGCCTGCCACCGGCAAAAACCATGGCCCGGTCCGCGTGCGCAACACCTACCACTTCGCCTACGCTGACGGCACGCCGTTCAAGCCGCTCGGCACCACGATGTACTCGTGGACACATCGCCCAAAGGAGATGGAAGAACTCACGCTCAAGACTCTCGCGAGCGCACCCTTCAACAAGGTCCGCATGGCGGTTTTCCCGCAGGCGCACGGCGTGAAGTTCATGCCGGTCGAACGCTTCCCGTTTCAGGGCAAAGCTCCGCGCGATTGGGATTTCACCCGCTTCAATCCCGAGTTTTTCCAGCATCTCGAAAAACGCGTCGCCGATCTCGCGGCGCTCGGCATCGAGTGCGACCTCATCCTCTTCCATCCGTACGATGACGACGAGGAGTGGGGTTTCGAGACGATGGATGCCAAGACCGACGATTTCTATCTCCGCTACGTCGTCGCCCGCCTAGCCGCCTACCGCAACATCTGGTGGTCCGTCGGCAACGAGTACGACTTCCTCCGCACCAAGACCGAGTCCGACTGGGACCGTTATTTCCAAGTCATCCAAAAGGCCGATCCGCACAATCACCTCCGCTCGATCCACAACGGTAAACTCATCTACAACCACAACCAGCCCTGGGTCACCCATGTGAGCATGCAAAACGGCATGGCCACCGAGGAAGCCGGTCGCGCCGAGCTTTACCGCGACGTCTACCGCAAGCCGATCGTGTACGATGAACTCAAATACGAAGGCACGCACGGACTCCGCTGGGCCCAGCTCTCCGGCCAGGAAATGGTTCACCGTTTCTGGAACTGCACCGTCGCCGGCACCTACGGCGGCCACAGTGAGTTTTTCGAAGACGAGCGCCAGGTCGTCTGGCTCGCTCAAGGCGGCGAACTGAAGGGCAATAGCGCGCCTGGTCTGGCCTTCCTCAAGAAGATCCTCGACGAAGCTCCGGCTGAGGGACTTGAGCCGCATGACCAGTGGCAGGATCCGCGCATCGCTGGAAAATCCGGTCACTATTATCTCATGTACTTCGGCGTTGAGAAGCCGACCTCATGGGCAATTGAACTCTACCGCAACGGCCTTCAAGACGGCATGCAGTTCAAGATCGAGGTCATCGACACCGCCGAGCACACCATCACGCCGGTCGAAGGCGTTTTCACGCTGAAGAAAAAAGACCGCTACAGCTTCACCGACCGCGACGGTCGTGAGGTCAAACTTCCCGGCAAGCCGTACATGGCGCTTCGCATCACCTACGCTGGCGGCACACCGCCGCTCTCCACGGCCAAGCCACCGATGGAGCCCTGA
- a CDS encoding dihydrodipicolinate synthase family protein — protein sequence MKTKFPQEGVFAALAIPTDAKRRVLKRALATHLAWLRSKGVAGVLALGSTGDFVRFNVEERKEILEIIAELAGPEMTVLANISDVDIRKTTELGRFARKLKLAGVGVMPPSFFPVLPADQLAFFETAAEAAQLPVMLYNFPELTGNRIAIETIAKFADRQRMGGIKQSGREFEYHKELIALGKEKKFAVFSGADTRLSEVFSMGAAGCIGGLVNMVPEYMVEIFNIVKKGQTGGDLETAVKRMKEVGPIIDQLTFPINVPAGVEARGFEPGVLKTVISRESEKAYAKIVKELRAKFREWKLPLGEFKR from the coding sequence ATGAAAACCAAGTTCCCGCAAGAAGGCGTCTTTGCCGCTCTCGCCATTCCGACCGACGCCAAGCGTCGCGTCCTCAAGCGCGCCCTCGCGACGCATCTCGCCTGGCTGCGCTCGAAAGGCGTAGCTGGCGTTCTCGCGCTGGGCAGCACGGGCGACTTCGTCCGTTTCAACGTCGAGGAGCGCAAAGAGATTCTCGAAATCATCGCCGAACTCGCCGGACCGGAAATGACCGTCCTCGCGAACATCAGCGACGTGGACATCCGCAAAACGACCGAACTCGGCCGCTTCGCGCGCAAGCTGAAGCTCGCCGGTGTCGGCGTGATGCCGCCGAGTTTCTTCCCGGTGCTCCCGGCCGACCAACTCGCGTTTTTCGAAACCGCCGCCGAGGCCGCGCAACTCCCGGTCATGCTCTACAATTTCCCCGAGCTCACCGGCAACCGCATCGCCATCGAGACGATTGCCAAATTCGCCGACCGTCAGCGCATGGGCGGCATCAAGCAGAGCGGTCGCGAATTCGAGTACCACAAAGAACTCATCGCGCTCGGTAAGGAGAAAAAATTCGCCGTCTTCTCCGGCGCCGACACGCGCCTCTCCGAAGTCTTCTCGATGGGAGCGGCCGGCTGCATCGGCGGCCTCGTCAACATGGTGCCCGAGTACATGGTCGAGATCTTCAACATCGTGAAGAAAGGCCAGACTGGCGGCGACCTTGAGACCGCTGTTAAACGCATGAAGGAAGTGGGCCCGATCATCGACCAGCTCACATTTCCCATCAATGTCCCCGCCGGTGTCGAGGCGCGCGGCTTCGAACCGGGCGTGCTCAAGACCGTGATCTCCCGCGAATCCGAAAAAGCCTACGCGAAGATCGTGAAAGAACTCCGCGCCAAATTCCGCGAGTGGAAACTCCCGCTCGGGGAATTCAAGCGCTGA